The Acanthopagrus latus isolate v.2019 chromosome 1, fAcaLat1.1, whole genome shotgun sequence genomic interval tcagtttactgtcagagagcCGGAAAGCAACCAgagaatattcacatttaagacgCTAGAATCAGagttttgactttattttattacacAAATTTAATAACCACCCTCACAACACTGGCTACGTCCCCCCCCATCCCAAAAAACCCCAATAATCCTATTAAACTGTAATTCCACTAAATATTGTCAACTTAAAGTTCCCTGAAATGTGATTTATCACATCAACATATAGATGTAACATAATAAGTATTCCGGCAGTGGTGGATTTGTTTCAATCCTTCAAACAGCTTccttctctcagtctgtcaACCCTCTTGATAATGTCGGTGTTGTGATATTTGCTTCGTATTCACAAAACTGTTCATATTTAAGATTGTAATAATGTTTATGTTCGAAATCTGAGTTGTTACAGGCAACAAGTCTAAAAAAAATAGTAGTACAGAAAAATACTGGTGTGTCCCACATGTATTTAATGCTGCGTTGGGAACTAATTAGGAATATCCAAATGGAATATGCATGTTTCAAATAGTTAAAATAAAGGTATCGTAACTGTCACAAAAAAAGAGCTTGAGAGCTGCAAAATGTTGTTACATCTCAGCTGAAAGAGTAAATATTTGAATCCTGTctatgtgaaatgtaaatgtggagGTCGTACTTGTGTTTCCAGACggtcttcatctcctctgtgtAGTAGTTCATGTAGCACTGAAGCCTGATGCCCTCTGGAGTACACTGCAGCACCAGGTCAGAGGCCGACGCACCTGaaggcagcaaacacacagaaacacactgtcagaaaaagacaaagatgttttctgtgcaatcaaaactgctgcatgtgtgttcagaAAGTAAACACTCCGTCCTTCTACCTCACTCTGCAAACACAGCTTTCCCTCCCTCATTTTTCCCTCAGTTTTCTCTTCAGATAGTGATCTAAAGAGTCCCTGAGGCTGCTCTTTCcctcagtttttatttaaaggttgAATCCACAACCAGTCAAAACCTTCAGGCTACAACAGGTTACAGCTACATGCAGCAAAGAGTTATGacttaaataaatcattatatCCTGTCACACTGAATAACACAAGTTTGATATTATGAgtaatgcacctttaacgttagacaaaaaactaaattctGGCCCGATGGTATGATGTGAGTAAATACCTTTCAGTCTGTCTCCGTTTGAGGAGCTGGCGTTGTGTTTGGTAGAGAGACAGAAGTAAAAGAGATAATAAAGTAACTGGCCTCGCTAATGTTTTCTACTGttccacatgtttgttttggagaagattCATTCACCTTTTTTCAAGCATATACCCGCTGATAAgactttggagaaaaaaattaaagtgagATCAAACTCACCAGCAATCTGGGCGATGgcattgatgatgtcatcaaacacTGCAAGTcaatgacagacacacaaaacacattataacaTGTTGATTATGAGAGTAAGAATATAATAATTGATCCGTCTGAGCAGTGAAGAAACGTACCTTGTCCTGAGATGTCAAACACAGACGTGTCCTTTCCTCTGTCGTCACCGAGCACGGCCTTGTAAATGCCCTGATCTTTTCTGGAGAACTGGGAAAACAAAGATTATTaagattaaagcaacattatgacacttttttttaccttaaactAACACCTTCATTGTCATTTTGAAGGTACGGAGTGTCGATACACAGTGAACAGTGTCTCTAACATCACACAACACCATGATGAtatgatgagttttgtttgtaattagGTGGTGTTACAGGTGTTACAAGGAACTTTAATtatttgttgattctggcgccccctgtggacaagaGTGGTATGAGCACCGCCGCCTTGTGTCTTCAAGATCTGATCTGCTCATTCTGTATTTCTTGTTTGTGCGTCTTCTTACATTGTCAGAACAAATTAGCATCATCTAACTGTTTTAAAACTGTGCTAAACCTCATGGACCAACTTTAAAGTCAAGAcgtgatgaaaaaaatatgtttacatcACATTGCTGCTCTTCTTGTTCACCTGTTTCTACTTGTAAAACAAATATGACGTGTGTTTTCTTGAAGCAACCAATTTAAACCAATATTAATCCGACATCCACCCGTCAAGTCATGAGTCAGCGAGCTAGCAACAGCCCGGTACGACACCTCAGCATCAACGTAAGGTGCTGACAGTTTGTTATGCCCAATTTTTAACGTTCAAATCAAATTCCTTCCGACGTTATGTCCCAATTGTCTGTACTGTTTCACTCAAATATGCCATGATATGGAAGCTATGCTGACGAGGGTGCTGCTGTAGTTACCAGAGGGATGGGAAGAGCGCAGGCTCCTGACATCACATTGGGAGGAGTCTCTGGAACGATCTCTTCGTCCTCTTTGTACCAGTGGAAGGTCGTCTCCTTCTTCACATTGGccacctgaaagacaaacacaaggacTCGTTTCATTGAGATCAAGGAGAGGCCAAGAGATGAGAAGAGTGGAAAACTGAGTGGTGTTGCCTGTTACCTTGCAGGCGAGCATAACGGTGCAGTcctcagtgacagtgaagtacAGATACTCAGAGAAATGtgcacctgaaaacacaacgtGGAATCAGGATATCATCAGTACGAGGAACATAAAGAGCaacaatgaatgaaatgaaacatcagaaacactCAGAGGGAGTTGATCTCTGCCACAGCGTTGAACTCTGAGTGtttccagatgtgtgtgtgtgtgtgtgtcggcacCTTGCTTCCTGATGTGCTCTTTCCTCTGGAACTCGGCTTCCTTCAGAGCAGCTTTGAacactgaaacagagaaaacacgaTCAATGAAAGTGGACAAATAAATTACTTAATGACCACTCAGAACTACATCTGACAAACACTGAGAATGAAAGGCTGATTCAGtattttgtttctgctccaatattttttccttttgtcagaTTGTTGAAAATGATTCTTGAGGGAGAATAAAAGCCTCACCGTCTCCCACCAGCACCAGGGAGCTCTGGGTCTTGGCCTTGCCGTCATGGATCTGGACGGTGTAAGTGCCCTCGTTGGCTCTGGTGAAATGATCCACCGTCATCTGGATGACTCCTGTCGCCACGTCGTGGCTGATCTTGTGTCCCTGAGAGGAAGATTTGTGTTTAGATTACAGAAGAGATCATAAGTGTTTGTCTGTTCGTCAATTTTAttataacagcaacaacaagcaaaagatttaaatgttactttaaacAAGCTACAACTTTAATAAACACAATGATCGTTGATGTTACCTCTCCGCTGGTGACCTCCTTGTCGTTCACGATGAACCTGTAGGATACAGACGGCGACAGCTTGACGGCCTGCAGCCAGAAACGAACGTGACCCTTCTCCAGAATCTCGTAGTTCAGACCGTGTTTCAGAGGAACAACTGCACCGAGACAGAAGACGCCCAAACATTAGATCCTCAGGAAACAATCTAACTTGCATCGCAGGTCTGCTGCTACGAAACAACACTCACCTGGATGTCTGATGGCGTAGCTGAGCTCCAGCATGgtgttcagagctgcaggacagaGGACAACGAACATGAGCGACAAACAAACCAGAACAACAAACGATCTGCTGGATTATTATTAGTTGTAGTTGACGTGAACTCACCGTCCTCAGTCAGAGTGTGGCTGCCAGAGACTCCGTCAGTGTCAGTGACCACCACAGAGTATCTGCCCAGATCGTCTTTGTCAGGGTTGGTGAAAGTCAGTCTGGAGCTGAGGAACAAATACAGCAACTATTAAATATCCGTAAAGATCCGAACAATCACAGACACCAAGCTTGTGAGAACTGAAAGAAATGCATTTCACAGTTTAATTCCCCCAAACTTCATAATTCTGTCATGATGCAGTGTCGAAAAGAATGAATCTGTAAGACGTCAGGTCgaaaactttattttatgtatttttaggAATTTTGTTTCAATTTATTGATCGTTTTTCAAGAGGTTTCCTGAAAAAGAATGAAGACATTTAGTACATTTAGAGACAGTGTCCAGTCAATCGATTAACTGATGATGTTTCGTCTCttacttttttaatcaaacacacaaaagtgtcAGATTTCTCTTAGTGAACAAATAATTCAACTTATATTGAGAATGAAgtttcaggaaaacatcaagaaacttaaacaataatgataaaCTACCTGAACTAAACTTAAATATAATTCTCATAGAATTAGTACCAATATAATAAAGTTCTCTACAGGAAACATTTGGGAAATTATTAAAAAATCATTAGAACTTTTCCtaattttaatgatattttcaCAAATGTCCATAAATGAGTTCAGAGGCAGATGTTAAACCTCACCTCATTTATGTTACATCTCTTCTGAgaacactgaaaacaggaaacaggagctgTGATGTTGCTCAGCAGTAAGTTGAGCTGAGTAAACGTTCGAAGGCTCGAGGGGAAACACACCgtttgctctgctgtgtttattaaGTGCTATTTTAAAGATTATCTTTCCGTCTGTGACCAAAGAAGAAGCCAGATGAGGGCTGAGCTGCGCCTGCAGAGACACGTTCGAGGATTACAGCGAGCTTACGTTCTGCCCTTCGTGGAGACGGACACCCTGGGGCAGTCGCCGATGGGTTTGTAGTTCTTGGACCAAATGAACTTGGACGTCTCACAGATCTCGCAGGCCTCCAGAGACAGGAAGATGTCTCCGGTCTCCTCGTCCACGCTGGCCACGATCTCCTTGGTGCCTGTGATAATAACGTGAGAAGCACAAATCTGGAATATAACATTCAGATCcacacaaaacatacagtgaGGTCATCCGAGTATTTCTTTGCACTTTGGTCTCGTCTGTAAATTATTTTCAGTATGTTCAGGACATAATCTAAAAAGCAAAGTAGGGAGAAGTTTGTCTCTAAACACAAATTTAATTTTGTCCCCCAGaattaaacaaaactaaatcCGTAGTAATAATTTCAAAAAGCAACTGATTAAATCCCTACAGAAGTCGTGGCTATAGAAGTTGAGCTGTTACCTGGCAGAGCTTTAGCACAGACCGGCTCAGACAGCTGGGAAGCTTTTCCGACGCCGCTCGCGTTCACAGCACGAACTTTGAACACGTAGGTTGCACCTTCCTCCAGACCGGTCGCCTGCAGGTAAccattcaaacagtgtttgacCGAAAATCCCTCTTTCAAATTCTGTTGTTGAAGAACAATTCTTCTGGTTTGTTACCACCTACGTATCTTTTCTCTCACCTGCAGGTAACGGTGGCTCACGGCTTCCTCATTCAGAGTGACAAACTCCGATGAGCCCTTCTTGGCCATCTCCACAAAATACCCAGTGACGGCGCTCGCTCCGGTGTAGACTGGAGCCTTCCACAGGACGACCAGGGAGTGACTTCTGACCTCACTGAAGCTCAGGTCGTAGGCCGGACCTGAAGGTGCGACcgaatgaaaacatgatgaaaacacgAGCACAGAGAGTCTGCTCCGGAGTCATCTTTCAGCACCCTGCATCAAAAAACCTCCAATATTTCTCATGTTTGTCTTTGACCCCTCTGAACACAACAGTCACATTACTTGTAATTCCCAAAAATCCACTCAGTTATCCTTCACAGGTATGATACAGTGATGGTTCTCCTACCCGGCTCGTCCATGGTCCAAGCTTCACATTTCATCGGGGCGCTGGGATCTGAGGGCACGCCGACACCGGCCATGTTACCAGCCTGGACCTTGAACTCGTAGAAGGTTCCCTCGGTCAGATTCTCAACCTGAAGATACAGAGAGAAGATTCACACGCCTGCAATCAGAACAAACTCACATCTGttagtttcatttatttaactgtgTGAGTGATGTCTCTCACGGTGCAGATCCTCTCGGTGATGGCCTCCTGGTTGACCTCCTTCCACACCAGAGAGTCGGCGTTGCGCTTGTCCACGTAGTAAGCGTTGACCTTGGAGCCGCCGCAGTGTTTGGGACTCTTCCAGGCCAGAGTGATGGAGGCGCCGTCGCAGCTCAGCATGGTGATGCCGAAGGGAGCGCTGGGAGTCGCTGCACCACAGGTaacatttaaaggttttaaCATGTTTCAGATACTTCACAACAACTTCTCTGACTCCTTCATGTCGACTGTGAGCAGACTGGAactccaaaaacacatcaaactcaTTTCATTAATAACCGCACCGTAGTTTTGTATCGTACAACTGATTCTGTGAACTTTCTGGCAACAACCGTGTTTGGTGACATTGTAAATGTGCAGTTCTGTGATTAAAACACGGAAATCAAAGTGAGAACGGTGGGTGAGTCAGGTGGGAACAAACTGCTCATACGTACCGTACTCCACCCCTTTACCTGGACAGAGTAATGAACAATGAGCACTGAGCTACACTGACGGTGTTTGACTTGTTCACAGTTACATTTTCGATTAAATCTATGagctttatttgcattttaaagtattttttagcttcataaacatttttaattaacaaacatgttgttgttCTCACCGAGCGCCGGCTCCACAGCGATGGGAGACGACTCCTGAGACTCTTCACTGAGGCCGAAGACGTTGACGGCCTGGACGCGGAACGCGTAGGTCTCACCCGGGATCAGACCGTGGACCacaaacctgacacacacacacacacacacaattatatATTATAGGAAGATATGTTGGTTACAAACAAGACAAGAAACAACTCATGACTCTGTTTCTTGTCTGGTTTAATTTCAGATTCAAGATGTTAACGTcgcttcagtgttttgttcacTGACCTGGTGTGTTTGAAGGGTTTGTGGTTACAGGGGAACCACTCCTTGGCTCCGACCACGCGGCCGTCGATGTAGTAGCCCATCAGGCTTTTGGGACTCTTGGGAGCGTCCCACTGAACGAACACGGACGACTTTGTGTTCCTGGTGGCAACAACCTGACCGGGAGCAGAGGGGACGCCTGTTCAGAGGAGAGGGAGTCATCATTCAACACAAGTAATGACATCGTTATCAAGCAATTAACCATAATGGGTTAATTACAGATGTGCCTGTTTGTCCTGACATTTAGGCCTCGTCCACACTAATATGGATAATTTGCAGAACAAACATCTTCCTGTTCGTTTTAGTCTCGTCCAcgcagtttttttaaaaaaaactcttttgtttctgtgtttccatgtttACGTGTTGAGTGTTCAAGGAAACGATGACGTTGAACATTTCTACTTTCTGTAATAATCCTGTGTGTGTACTAACGATGGCAGACATACACACTGCTAACATGCCTGTTTCAGCGTTTGTAATCATTTTGTGTCTCGTCTGTACGGAGATATTTTGTGAAACGAAGGTCGTGTGGACACAGAAAACGTATCTGTATCAGTGTGGACGAGGTGGTAGAGTGctgaaaaatgaatcaacatTTAAGAGTTAAACTTTagaaagacaataaaataaacactcaACAGATAAAGTGAGAGAAATCCAGCAGCATCGATGTGCAAATATCTACCTCTGAAATAAAACCACCGAACTTTACAGcaggtgaaaataaaacatcttgaaaTATTTTATATGTCTGCAGTAAAAACTGACATGTTCCTGCAAAGCAAAAACTCCATCTGGAGGAAATATCAGCCAAAATATCTTCACAAAATCTGCAGctcaatatttaatgtttaactaAATATCTTCCAGATGTGACAGAAccacactgacactgaacagAATCAAAGTCCAGTtgcaaacaaagtgaaaactaCAGATTCTTCATTTGcttttaatctgattactgccAAATATTCTCCAACaactattaaaataaaaacatgttgaaggGTTTCTTGGATGTTCAGGACACATTTCAACCCAATCCGATTAAAAAATAAGAACACAAACGCTTTCTGAAAAGCAAGGTACCGGTACCGATCCACTAACAGAGGTCCTGATAATCACCTGTTGATGCTCCTGACTGCAGGTGTTTGTTGTCACGTGCCGCAGATTATGAAACAAGTGCCACTTatataaaacatgcagaagTCAAAGGTGTGTCCTGGTGTGTTTTCAGTAAATGTGAGCCGACACAGAGAGAGTTCAGGTGTGAAACTGGTTTTGGTGCCTCGactgaaataacaacaacaacaacaagaacaacaacaagtcGTGTTGAGGTGAGGAGGTTTCACTGAAGACCTCAGCTCATCTAcgtcacaacacaaacacaagtgtaCATGTATTATTCTTTCTGAGTGCTCAGCCCGTCACACGTGGTTAGATCACACAGTGGAAGAGTTTCATTGATCTGTACGTACGTACCGATCGACACCTCAGTTCCTGGAATGAACACAGATTTACTCTGAGCAAAAGatgttttcaacatttcacatttcatctATTTGTCTTTTAATACAAAAACTGAATTAGAGATAAAATgagcaaatataaaaatacattcccCCATTTTCGCAACATTTCTCTCCAGATCTTTTTCTTCAAATGATTTTGATTTATGGTCAATAAATCTTGTCGTGAAGAAATGATCGAGCACTAACCAACAATCTGttataaagataataaaaaaatcttctgTCAACGTGAGACACTGAGACTTTTCTTGAAGTTGCTTCATCATCTCAGTTTCATTGAGGATGTTTCTGGTCATAATTAAAAACTAGATAAACAAGATTATTTTAAGACACTAAGAGGAATTATATGTCcataaacactgaaagaaaatatcaacctggtaaaaacaattaaatagAATATAAATGTCAAATCCTAAAGTGCACATTAAACTATTCAggccatttttcatttgtttattgtattcttcatgttgagttttatatttgatgttttttcttttcttatttatgatTTAATCTTCCAGTTTGAGCACTTTAATTAAAcgtttttgcattttaaatgtcactttttcgTTCCacctttacattttcaaataatcattttaaattttaaacttgcttgtccccctttttttttcttttaaagttgaATTGTTGACATGATTATATCTTTTTCATCTGTGGAAGAAAGATTTGTGATTCCGGGCACTAAAACATTTAACTAATTAAAGTTAATGAATATTTGtccaaaatgtgattttcttccTCATAGTTAACAGGAATAGAGCAGATCTTTGTGTTAATCTCTGTGTGAACTTTGCTGTATATATGAAACAGAACCCGGCCCCTTACCGTCCTCGTCGACCTTTTCGACGGGTTCTGAGGGCGCCGAGGCCTCGCTGGACCCGTACATGTTGACAGAATACACTCTGAACTGGTACTTTTGCCCGTCTTGCAAATCAAAAACTGGGTAACGAGGGGACTGCAGTTTGACTGCCGTGTTGATCCGCTGCCATGCTCCAGTGCCTGCTAAGCACTGTGGGAGAGtcggggaggagggaggagggaggagggaggagggggtgaggacaTGAGAAGGAACAGCCATCTGCGACACAACCTCATCAATGTAGCATCAACACAAAGACGAGCTCACAGATCGAGTGTTTCTGCAGAGTTGGGGCTCAATTTAGTTTATCTAATGattttttgttgctcttttatattttgttttatctctcgATGTTTAATCTTCTTCATTACTCTTCAATTAACGTTTCTATTTGCATCTTATTCTGTTTCATTCCTCTGCGATTCACGATTGTTGGACCTGTGCTgctaaaataaagtttattatcaatattatctAAAGGTGTGATCATCGTCACGTGTCCAAAAGAGACTTGACTTTTGAGACGTATACACATTACTGTACAATACTGAGTCCTCCAAATATGGCAGTTCAACTTCAGCTATATTAGTTTTTTATATCAAAACAGACGAATAATGAAAGTTTAGACAACTACTTccttaaagaggaaaaaagaaacagtcgAGAGACAAGAATTATTAtgaataaagataaatatgagGATACATTAACGTCCTTCATGTTGGCATTACTGTTAAGTACTAcaaccactagagggcgccGCTCAGAGTCAAATCAGTCTGTCACGCACCTCCAGTTTTCCTTCGCAACCATCCAGCCTCCTCCCAGCTGCTCTGTAGTGActgtttgtatctgtgtctgAGTGAAGCAACATCATATAATTGTTGTGTCccagttcagggtctgcgtcctctgaaggactcggcctctgtggtctgtgaaggcgagtccttcagagtccttgttaacctcgtcagtcgttgttaaatgtgacagtcgagcctttggagcatttcctggttgtgtcagcagatgttttacTCTTGCATCACGATTTCGGCCGCCCAGGCCCgcaaaagtgacgatctacgctacgcaatgtcgccattttctctctatctttcttcagtttctggcgtgcaaagaatcttgggatatgtgaggccatgaaggatcGTAGTGaagcatcctccaaaaacagggaaaaggaggagcatttggaggagccttcagactgggacaaCCTTCACACGGCGTACTGATGcaattggccttcaaatgctcctctgaaggatgcagaccaGAACTGAGACACATCATTTGTTTACAACGTGTCACCAACTCCTGTTAACTATCCTCAAACAGGTCCGACATATTTTAAACATCTTCCTCTCACTTGAAATATTGCCTACACTGCTGTCGAGCATAAATAAACCTTAATGTTAGATGTACATATCTGTACATTGGTCATAAATCCtttccagtgttgtttttatatctacattaaaatctacatttctagcatatgtttgtgtgacctttgtttggatttgtttAGAGAATATTTAGATTATTGCGTAAGTGGAGCCCCAACAGCACGAGTGAAACACGGTGAGCTTTTAATGCTTTCATGTTTATTACATaagcataaaaaacacatgtaaCCTCTTAAACTGATGGATTTATGAGTTAATCCATCTTTACATCCTCATGTTGTGAAACACAGAAGCTTCTCTAGTGAGGATCTCTGAGAGTTTAATCCAAAAATCAACATCTAACATAAAAATCCTGAGTTCAGGAGGTTAATGTCTTCTTTACCTTGTCTCTACAGTACAGAGCTGAACACTGGGCTACATTGATGGAAAGCGATGGCTTACGGTGGAGCCACAACACACCTTCTCGATGACGTACCACAGCGGAGCTCGTCCGCGGGGGCTGGGAGGATTCCAGCTCAGCACGACGTACGATTTGAAAATCTCGGATGCGTGCACGTCGGTGGGCTCTCCCGGGATCGTTACGTAGCCTGGATTGGGAGTGAACGGTGTTGAGGCCTAGATCACTAACAGTAACAGCGGCTGCAGAAGTCCcacattgtgtgtttcattaactaagtgttgtgtttttaatcatcttttACCTTTGCAGAAATGACGAGGTGTTGGAGTGAATAAAGACAACACCaggatcatgtttcagctttttATAAACATGACAGAAGCTGATAAAAAGATTTGAATGTCTTTAATAAAGTTCCTGAGGTGTGGGAGTAGCTGTGAACATTACAGTAAAAATGTGGGActtcaacaacagcttcaagTGTGAAATGTTACCAacgtgtttttagtttttaaattagtttttgtGTTAAAGGTTTGCTTGAAAGTAAAAGGAGATACATGacacactttttaaaggaggaagaaaaacactaaGTAGTTTAACTGGAAATAAGTCGATTAAATCAGGTGAAGAAAAGATGGAGTTAGATCAAAGAGGGAACCACGACGGTTatcacaggaggagaagaagaaattaTTTGATCTGTGTAGCATTCAAAGTATCATTCTTAAAATGTAGACGAGCAGGATGTTTTTATaggtcattttgtttgtaagttgaacattttgtgtCAGTAAGTAGAAACATCTGGAATCTAAAGCTATTGTTTCTGACCTActacaaaataaagacatagTAAAGGAGGTTTTTGTAGGTTGGGTGGCAGATGTATGAACAATTTCTTCCCTGCCAGAAAATTGTAGAAAAACCCAAATTCATGGGTACCGGTGATCATTCAGGGTCGACAAAATATCTGATTGCTCAAACTAAAAATCCTctcatttcacagcagactCCATTATCCTTTAACGACAGAGATCCTGAGGTGGCGGCCGTGTTAATGACAGGACTGTATACATCCGCCCTACAtcctacaacagccaatgagtgatcgTGTAAACAAGTGACCCGCTCCCTCGTCTTTCTCTCCTgagcca includes:
- the myom2a gene encoding M-protein, striated muscle isoform X1 gives rise to the protein MATKVIPWYKRKHGSQVKTDYAYQHSKTVVKQHTERKSSSKSVSQVQAQATEAMAEPAYTIPVFRQRTAEETEEYQRVSTNVGKGLAVIQEELSRMRITTKARVDSLNIQREVKDMMAKRPEFLDDIPKMPDFLVALRPHTVWEKTPVKLFCTVQGNPRPIVKWYKGGVPVDPLNAPGKYKIENKYGVHSLIISRCVVSDTAEYSAVATNQHGTATSKATVTVKRASGAGESCHLGLVPHLTDIHPSKLEVTLLDRFKVSFGVEGGSISLVCSMVVIPNLPNVPPITQWYRDDKLLKAGKLAEMSVGGGAARLTLPHLAKDDEGLYTLRIFTKDGTAEHSAYLFVSDAAPSVAGAPGAPMSVKAYDINSDYVLVAWKPPNTVNEAAITGYFVDRCEAGSDTWVQCNDAPVKVCKYPVHGLKVGRSYHFRVRAVNSAGISRPSRKSDKVTALDEAESQRLQVIKIEGKYDIVIKDDDLEGYVTIPGEPTDVHASEIFKSYVVLSWNPPSPRGRAPLWYVIEKCLAGTGAWQRINTAVKLQSPRYPVFDLQDGQKYQFRVYSVNMYGSSEASAPSEPVEKVDEDGTEVSIGVPSAPGQVVATRNTKSSVFVQWDAPKSPKSLMGYYIDGRVVGAKEWFPCNHKPFKHTRFVVHGLIPGETYAFRVQAVNVFGLSEESQESSPIAVEPALGKGVEYATPSAPFGITMLSCDGASITLAWKSPKHCGGSKVNAYYVDKRNADSLVWKEVNQEAITERICTVENLTEGTFYEFKVQAGNMAGVGVPSDPSAPMKCEAWTMDEPGPAYDLSFSEVRSHSLVVLWKAPVYTGASAVTGYFVEMAKKGSSEFVTLNEEAVSHRYLQATGLEEGATYVFKVRAVNASGVGKASQLSEPVCAKALPGTKEIVASVDEETGDIFLSLEACEICETSKFIWSKNYKPIGDCPRVSVSTKGRTSRLTFTNPDKDDLGRYSVVVTDTDGVSGSHTLTEDALNTMLELSYAIRHPVVPLKHGLNYEILEKGHVRFWLQAVKLSPSVSYRFIVNDKEVTSGEGHKISHDVATGVIQMTVDHFTRANEGTYTVQIHDGKAKTQSSLVLVGDVFKAALKEAEFQRKEHIRKQGAHFSEYLYFTVTEDCTVMLACKVANVKKETTFHWYKEDEEIVPETPPNVMSGACALPIPLFSRKDQGIYKAVLGDDRGKDTSVFDISGQVFDDIINAIAQIAGASASDLVLQCTPEGIRLQCYMNYYTEEMKTVWKHKESKIASSEKMRIGGTAEMAWMQICDPSDKEKGHYSIEISDGVKTHTRTFDLSGQAYTDAYEEYLRLKAAAFAEKNRGRVVGGLPDVVTIMEQKSLSLTCTVWGEPTPEVTWFKNEQEVASTEHTKVTFDGGKFASLVINQVTPDDSGKYSINVRNKYGGEFVEITVSVYRHGEKIPEPKLGQPKMPAATPAATPAATPVPRSPAPPSKTPTPTPSKSQTPAPSVKSPGSTPASTPVPKSPTPVPKSPTPTPKSPTPTPSRGVKSPTPPRFMKSPTPPRK
- the myom2a gene encoding myomesin-2 isoform X4, with amino-acid sequence MATKVIPWYKRKHGSQVKTDYAYQHSKTVVKQHTERKSSSKSVSQVQAQATEAMAEPAYTIPVFRQRTAEETEEYQRVSTNVGKGLAVIQEELSRMRITTKARVDSLNIQREVKDMMAKRPEFLDDIPKMPDFLVALRPHTVWEKTPVKLFCTVQGNPRPIVKWYKGGVPVDPLNAPGKYKIENKYGVHSLIISRCVVSDTAEYSAVATNQHGTATSKATVTVKRASGAGESCHLGLVPHLTDIHPSKLEVTLLDRFKVSFGVEGGSISLVCSMVVIPNLPNVPPITQWYRDDKLLKAGKLAEMSVGGGAARLTLPHLAKDDEGLYTLRIFTKDGTAEHSAYLFVSDAAPSVAGAPGAPMSVKAYDINSDYVLVAWKPPNTVNEAAITGYFVDRCEAGSDTWVQCNDAPVKVCKYPVHGLKVGRSYHFRVRAVNSAGISRPSRKSDKVTALDEAESQRLQVIKIEGKYDIVIKDDDLEGYVTIPGEPTDVHASEIFKSYVVLSWNPPSPRGRAPLWYVIEKCLAGTGAWQRINTAVKLQSPRYPVFDLQDGQKYQFRVYSVNMYGSSEASAPSEPVEKVDEDGVPSAPGQVVATRNTKSSVFVQWDAPKSPKSLMGYYIDGRVVGAKEWFPCNHKPFKHTRFVVHGLIPGETYAFRVQAVNVFGLSEESQESSPIAVEPALATPSAPFGITMLSCDGASITLAWKSPKHCGGSKVNAYYVDKRNADSLVWKEVNQEAITERICTVENLTEGTFYEFKVQAGNMAGVGVPSDPSAPMKCEAWTMDEPGPAYDLSFSEVRSHSLVVLWKAPVYTGASAVTGYFVEMAKKGSSEFVTLNEEAVSHRYLQATGLEEGATYVFKVRAVNASGVGKASQLSEPVCAKALPGTKEIVASVDEETGDIFLSLEACEICETSKFIWSKNYKPIGDCPRVSVSTKGRTSRLTFTNPDKDDLGRYSVVVTDTDGVSGSHTLTEDALNTMLELSYAIRHPVVPLKHGLNYEILEKGHVRFWLQAVKLSPSVSYRFIVNDKEVTSGEGHKISHDVATGVIQMTVDHFTRANEGTYTVQIHDGKAKTQSSLVLVGDVFKAALKEAEFQRKEHIRKQGAHFSEYLYFTVTEDCTVMLACKVANVKKETTFHWYKEDEEIVPETPPNVMSGACALPIPLFSRKDQGIYKAVLGDDRGKDTSVFDISGQVFDDIINAIAQIAGASASDLVLQCTPEGIRLQCYMNYYTEEMKTVWKHKESKIASSEKMRIGGTAEMAWMQICDPSDKEKGHYSIEISDGVKTHTRTFDLSGQAYTDAYEEYLRLKAAAFAEKNRGRVVGGLPDVVTIMEQKSLSLTCTVWGEPTPEVTWFKNEQEVASTEHTKVTFDGGKFASLVINQVTPDDSGKYSINVRNKYGGEFVEITVSVYRHGEKIPEPKLGQPKMPAATPAATPAATPVPRSPAPPSKTPTPTPSKSQTPAPSVKSPGSTPASTPVPKSPTPVPKSPTPTPKSPTPTPSRGVKSPTPPRFMKSPTPPRK